The following coding sequences are from one uncultured Devosia sp. window:
- a CDS encoding sugar ABC transporter substrate-binding protein → MTMPLLGRMALALSLTTAVLGPVAAHAETLSIWARASSSNAAQHMVDLWNEGHDDKLELTTIPDNQMVTKLATSVQSGDVPDLISFDLIFMPDFMKAGFLTDLTEVLGADTNQAKVAKAFQDLASYDGKLFGTGFTPDVSILLYNKDLFEAAGLDPEKPPVTLAELQDYAAKIHATDPDNISGYYFSGSCGGCNIFTQAPMMWGSGATLLPAGPDTPVLEGPGVVEVLTMLRDMWEAGIIPESAEGDTGANFTATFETGTVGMQGSGGFAISSLKANHPEMNFGIAPLPGIEDGQQSSFVGGDVIAIPSGAKNAELAKEFITWSLTDEAQLEGLAKNLILPVRTDLADNEYFQAEPRYITTAQAVGIGQTPYAFHFNDMVNADQSPWLTMLQTAVFDGDVEGAIEEAREAFLDIASE, encoded by the coding sequence ATGACTATGCCGCTTCTGGGCAGGATGGCGCTTGCGCTGTCACTGACCACCGCCGTGCTGGGACCGGTTGCCGCCCATGCCGAGACGCTCAGTATCTGGGCGCGTGCCTCGAGCTCGAATGCCGCCCAGCATATGGTGGACCTGTGGAACGAAGGCCACGACGACAAGCTGGAGCTGACCACCATTCCCGACAACCAGATGGTGACCAAGCTGGCCACCTCGGTGCAATCGGGCGATGTGCCGGACCTGATTTCGTTCGACCTGATCTTCATGCCCGATTTCATGAAGGCGGGCTTTCTGACCGACCTGACCGAAGTGCTGGGCGCCGATACGAACCAGGCCAAGGTGGCCAAGGCGTTCCAGGACCTGGCCAGCTATGACGGCAAGCTGTTCGGCACCGGCTTTACGCCGGACGTGTCGATCCTGCTCTACAACAAGGACCTGTTCGAAGCCGCCGGGCTCGATCCGGAAAAGCCGCCGGTGACACTGGCCGAGTTGCAGGATTATGCCGCCAAGATCCATGCGACCGACCCGGACAATATCTCCGGTTATTACTTCTCGGGCTCGTGTGGCGGCTGCAATATCTTCACCCAGGCGCCGATGATGTGGGGCAGTGGCGCGACGCTGTTGCCGGCGGGGCCGGATACGCCGGTGCTGGAAGGGCCGGGCGTGGTGGAAGTGCTGACCATGCTTAGGGATATGTGGGAAGCCGGCATCATTCCGGAAAGCGCCGAGGGCGATACCGGGGCCAATTTCACCGCAACCTTCGAGACGGGCACGGTGGGCATGCAGGGTTCTGGGGGCTTCGCCATTTCCTCGCTCAAGGCCAATCATCCCGAGATGAATTTCGGCATTGCGCCGCTGCCGGGCATCGAGGACGGGCAGCAATCGTCCTTCGTGGGCGGTGACGTGATCGCCATCCCGTCCGGCGCCAAGAATGCCGAGCTGGCCAAGGAATTCATCACCTGGTCGCTGACCGACGAGGCGCAGCTGGAGGGCCTTGCCAAGAACCTGATCCTGCCGGTGCGAACCGACCTGGCCGACAATGAATATTTCCAGGCCGAGCCGCGCTATATCACCACCGCCCAGGCGGTCGGGATTGGACAGACGCCCTATGCCTTCCACTTCAACGACATGGTCAATGCCGACCAGAGCCCGTGGCTGACCATGCTGCAGACCGCGGTGTTCGACGGTGATGTCGAAGGGGCGATCGAAGAGGCGCGCGAAGCCTTCCTCGATATTGCCTCAGAATAG
- a CDS encoding sugar ABC transporter permease, with protein MAAIRNRHLGLIYVAPALIFVSAFVLYPLGQLVWLSLTDTSLLGGGKWVGLENYADALDDRAFWRALWFTVKYTVIITPILMGLGFALALLTSQNTPLKLFTRATIFLPVVIGLGTSSLLWYWLLDQQVGLFNKILLDLRLVEGMPVWFTKADPALAAVIVSVTWKVVGFGMILFVAAIQSINSEVIEAAIIDGASYWQRVWRIIIPLSMRTLLLATLISAIGSMLAFEQFYIMTGGNPRGQTFTSVYLIYQNSFISFKLGYGAALSIILTAIILVFSALQVFLSNRSASE; from the coding sequence GTGGCCGCCATCCGCAATCGTCATCTGGGGCTGATCTATGTCGCCCCTGCCCTCATCTTCGTCTCCGCCTTCGTGCTCTATCCGCTGGGCCAGCTGGTCTGGCTGTCGCTGACCGATACGTCGCTGCTGGGCGGCGGCAAGTGGGTGGGGCTAGAGAATTACGCCGACGCGCTGGATGATCGCGCCTTCTGGCGGGCGCTGTGGTTCACAGTCAAATACACCGTCATCATCACGCCGATCCTGATGGGGCTGGGCTTTGCGCTGGCGCTTCTGACCAGCCAGAATACCCCGCTCAAGCTCTTCACCCGGGCCACGATCTTCCTGCCGGTGGTGATCGGGCTGGGGACATCGAGCCTGCTCTGGTACTGGCTGCTCGACCAGCAGGTGGGGCTGTTCAACAAGATTCTGCTCGACCTGAGACTGGTCGAGGGCATGCCGGTCTGGTTCACCAAGGCCGATCCGGCTTTGGCGGCGGTCATCGTTTCTGTGACGTGGAAAGTGGTCGGCTTCGGCATGATCCTGTTCGTCGCGGCCATCCAGTCGATCAATTCGGAGGTCATCGAGGCAGCGATCATCGATGGGGCCAGCTATTGGCAGCGGGTGTGGCGGATCATCATTCCGCTCTCGATGCGCACGCTTTTGCTGGCGACGCTGATCTCGGCCATCGGCTCGATGCTGGCCTTCGAGCAGTTCTATATCATGACCGGCGGCAATCCGCGCGGGCAGACCTTCACCTCGGTCTATCTGATCTACCAGAACAGTTTCATCAGCTTCAAACTGGGCTATGGCGCAGCGCTGTCGATCATCCTGACTGCGATCATCCTGGTGTTTTCGGCCTTGCAGGTGTTTCTCAGCAACCGGAGCGCCAGCGAATGA
- a CDS encoding carbohydrate ABC transporter permease — translation MSAISQKSAPIARAQRYLVAAICVLVITLMLGPIALSFFASVKTPAEASASPPNYLPQSLSGENYGKIMDYQAGLFTYAGNSFLVAAIAIVLCLALSVPAGYGLARFKLPFKELIFVLMLAPLMIPYQALLIPIYLNFSKIGLANSHLGLAIVHAVLQLPFSIYLMRNAFEAIPREIEEAALIDGATSFQVLRRIFMPLVMPGVVTVMLFTFINSWNEFLAALIFMNKESSFTVPIMLVSVRTGRLGAVDWGALQAGVIVSILPCIIIYVLLQKYYVSGFLNGAVK, via the coding sequence ATGAGCGCCATCAGCCAGAAAAGTGCACCCATCGCGCGCGCCCAGCGCTATCTCGTCGCCGCGATCTGCGTGCTGGTCATCACGCTGATGCTGGGGCCAATTGCGTTGAGCTTTTTCGCCTCGGTCAAGACGCCGGCCGAGGCCTCAGCCAGCCCGCCCAACTATCTGCCGCAGAGCCTGAGCGGAGAGAATTACGGGAAGATCATGGATTACCAGGCGGGGCTCTTCACCTATGCCGGGAATTCCTTTCTCGTAGCGGCGATCGCCATCGTCCTCTGCCTCGCGCTGTCGGTACCGGCGGGCTATGGGCTGGCGCGGTTCAAACTGCCGTTCAAAGAGCTGATCTTCGTTTTGATGCTGGCGCCGCTGATGATCCCCTATCAGGCGCTGTTGATCCCGATCTATCTCAACTTCTCCAAGATCGGGCTGGCAAATTCCCATCTCGGCCTGGCCATTGTGCATGCCGTGCTGCAATTGCCGTTTTCGATCTATCTGATGCGCAATGCCTTCGAAGCGATCCCGCGGGAAATCGAGGAAGCGGCGCTGATCGACGGGGCGACGAGCTTCCAGGTGCTGCGGCGGATTTTCATGCCGCTGGTGATGCCGGGGGTGGTGACGGTGATGCTGTTCACCTTCATCAATTCCTGGAACGAGTTTCTTGCCGCGCTGATCTTCATGAACAAGGAAAGCTCGTTTACCGTGCCGATCATGCTGGTTTCGGTGCGCACCGGAAGGCTGGGCGCCGTCGATTGGGGGGCATTGCAGGCGGGCGTCATTGTTTCGATCCTGCCGTGCATCATCATCTATGTGTTGCTGCAGAAGTATTACGTCTCCGGCTTCCTCAATGGCGCCGTGAAATAG
- a CDS encoding LacI family DNA-binding transcriptional regulator, producing the protein MDEQDTYERYPERATIRDVARLADVSIGTASKALNATGRLRQETRDKVLAAANELGFRPNSMAQSLHRAKSMTVGILSTDSFGRFTFPIVEALEERLAEHGIAIFMCNATDDPAREKQHLDQLLGKRIDGLLVTARRMDMRPPIAVPGKSMPVIYVFSQAEDPDALCLIPDDYGGAVLGVQHLVDIGRRRIAHIAGPTRFEAVTLRQQGYADTLARAGLPFNAGHTLNGKWSELWGREAVAQLFDGAGEKPDALFCDNDQIARGAVDALRERGLDVPGDVAVVGFDNWDVMALAARPPLTSVDMNLRELGRVAGERLIAMIAGERLHGVERLNCSLVVRQSSDPTHS; encoded by the coding sequence ATGGACGAGCAGGACACATATGAGCGCTATCCGGAGCGCGCCACGATCAGGGACGTGGCACGGCTGGCAGACGTTTCGATCGGCACGGCGTCGAAGGCGCTCAATGCCACGGGACGCTTGCGGCAGGAGACGCGGGACAAGGTGCTGGCCGCGGCAAACGAGCTGGGTTTCCGGCCCAATTCCATGGCGCAGAGCCTGCACCGCGCCAAGTCGATGACGGTGGGGATACTCTCAACCGACAGTTTCGGCCGCTTCACCTTTCCCATTGTCGAAGCGCTGGAAGAGCGCCTGGCCGAGCATGGCATTGCGATCTTCATGTGCAATGCCACCGACGATCCGGCGCGGGAAAAGCAGCATCTCGACCAGTTGCTGGGCAAGCGCATCGACGGATTGCTGGTGACGGCGCGGCGCATGGATATGCGTCCACCCATTGCCGTGCCGGGCAAGTCCATGCCGGTGATCTATGTGTTTTCGCAGGCCGAGGATCCGGATGCGCTGTGTCTCATCCCCGACGACTATGGCGGGGCAGTGCTCGGTGTGCAGCATCTGGTCGACATCGGACGGAGGCGCATTGCCCATATCGCTGGGCCGACGCGGTTCGAGGCGGTGACGCTGCGCCAGCAGGGCTATGCCGACACGCTGGCCAGGGCCGGGCTGCCGTTCAACGCCGGACATACGCTCAATGGCAAGTGGTCCGAGCTCTGGGGCCGCGAGGCTGTGGCGCAACTGTTTGATGGTGCCGGTGAAAAGCCCGACGCGCTGTTCTGCGACAACGACCAGATCGCGCGTGGTGCGGTGGACGCCCTGCGCGAGCGCGGGCTCGACGTGCCGGGCGATGTCGCGGTTGTCGGCTTCGACAATTGGGACGTGATGGCGCTGGCGGCGCGGCCGCCGCTGACATCGGTCGACATGAATTTGCGCGAGCTGGGCCGGGTGGCCGGCGAGCGCCTGATCGCGATGATTGCCGGGGAGCGCCTCCATGGCGTCGAACGGCTCAACTGTTCACTGGTCGTGCGGCAATCGTCCGACCCGACACATAGCTAA
- a CDS encoding glycoside hydrolase family 127 protein, with the protein MSRYAPVPFPDVKLEGKFWHERLETVLTRTIPSQHSKLEEYTILDSLKLPDPPPPLRFPRHGNGFTVQVFWDSDVGKWIEAASYALAHRRDADIEAKIEAIVDDFEKAQAPDGYLNCWYLGHEPDKRWTNLRDNHEMYNAGHMLEGAIAYFRVTGRRRWLDVMERYLDHIYTVFGTGPGQKRGYDGHEEIELAVMKLYFLTGEKKHLDFVTYMINERGKPNPHYFDVEREAREGNEAKQRYVHGNYEYSQSHVPVREQDKVVGHAVRAMYLYTAMADLAAEIDDPDLKRACEVLWDDVMETKMYVTAGLGPSAHNEGFTHDFDLPNQTAYAETCASVALIFWAQRMLHLDLDGKYADILELAMFNGALSGLSRDGEHYFYANPLESDGTPTRWDWHTCPCCTMNVSRLVASVGGYFVSTAKDGVAFHLYGGIATEVEIGGQKVGLREVSTYPWNGDIKIHVDPESPAAFDVKLRIPGWSSGAKVSVNGEAVDVSKAIEGYLTINRTWAKGDVIALDLPMPAVRLYANPGVLMDVGRVALKRGPLVYCLEEIDNPGGRVQRLKLPRDAELKAETRSDLFDGVVTLKADAKAIDEAEWRTLYRTAPPKEASATLTALPYYLWANRGQGSMVVWVPEAN; encoded by the coding sequence ATGAGCCGCTACGCCCCCGTCCCATTCCCGGATGTCAAACTGGAGGGAAAATTCTGGCACGAGCGACTGGAAACCGTGCTGACGCGGACCATTCCGAGCCAGCACAGCAAGCTTGAGGAATATACGATCCTCGACTCGCTGAAGCTTCCCGATCCGCCGCCGCCGCTGCGTTTTCCGCGCCATGGCAATGGCTTCACCGTGCAGGTGTTCTGGGACAGCGATGTAGGCAAGTGGATCGAGGCGGCGAGTTATGCGCTGGCCCATCGGCGCGACGCCGATATCGAAGCCAAGATCGAGGCCATTGTCGACGATTTCGAAAAGGCCCAGGCGCCCGACGGCTATCTCAACTGCTGGTACCTCGGCCACGAGCCGGACAAGCGCTGGACCAATCTGCGCGACAACCACGAAATGTATAATGCCGGGCATATGCTGGAAGGCGCGATCGCCTATTTCCGGGTCACCGGCCGGCGCCGCTGGCTCGATGTGATGGAGCGCTATCTCGATCATATCTACACGGTGTTCGGCACCGGGCCGGGGCAGAAGCGCGGCTATGACGGGCATGAAGAAATCGAGCTGGCGGTGATGAAGCTCTATTTCCTCACCGGCGAGAAGAAGCACCTCGACTTCGTGACCTATATGATCAACGAGCGCGGCAAGCCCAATCCGCATTACTTCGATGTCGAACGCGAGGCGCGCGAGGGCAATGAGGCCAAGCAGCGCTATGTGCATGGCAATTACGAATATTCGCAGAGCCATGTGCCGGTGCGCGAGCAGGACAAGGTCGTCGGTCATGCGGTTCGCGCCATGTATCTCTATACCGCCATGGCGGACCTTGCGGCCGAGATCGACGATCCGGATCTAAAGCGCGCCTGCGAAGTGCTCTGGGACGACGTGATGGAAACCAAGATGTATGTGACGGCGGGCCTTGGCCCCTCGGCGCATAACGAGGGCTTCACGCACGATTTCGACCTGCCCAACCAGACGGCCTATGCCGAGACCTGCGCTTCGGTGGCGCTGATCTTCTGGGCGCAGCGCATGCTGCATCTCGACCTCGACGGCAAATATGCCGACATCCTCGAACTCGCCATGTTCAACGGCGCCCTCTCAGGCCTCAGTCGCGATGGCGAGCATTATTTCTATGCCAATCCGCTGGAAAGCGACGGCACGCCGACCCGCTGGGACTGGCATACCTGCCCATGCTGCACGATGAATGTCAGTCGGCTGGTGGCGTCGGTTGGTGGCTATTTCGTCTCGACGGCGAAGGATGGCGTGGCCTTCCACCTCTATGGGGGCATCGCTACCGAGGTGGAGATCGGCGGGCAGAAAGTCGGTCTGCGCGAGGTTTCGACCTATCCGTGGAATGGCGACATCAAGATCCATGTTGATCCGGAAAGCCCGGCAGCTTTCGACGTCAAGCTGCGCATTCCCGGCTGGTCGTCGGGTGCCAAGGTCTCGGTCAATGGCGAGGCGGTCGATGTCAGCAAGGCGATCGAGGGCTATCTCACCATCAACCGCACTTGGGCCAAGGGCGACGTGATTGCGCTCGACCTGCCCATGCCGGCCGTGCGGCTCTATGCCAATCCAGGCGTGTTGATGGATGTGGGTCGCGTAGCGCTCAAGCGCGGACCCCTGGTCTATTGCCTCGAAGAGATCGACAATCCCGGCGGCCGGGTGCAGCGGCTCAAACTGCCGCGCGACGCCGAGCTCAAGGCGGAGACGCGAAGCGATCTGTTCGATGGCGTGGTGACGCTGAAAGCCGATGCCAAGGCCATCGACGAAGCGGAGTGGAGGACACTTTACCGTACTGCGCCACCCAAGGAGGCGAGTGCCACGCTGACCGCCCTGCCCTATTACCTTTGGGCCAATCGTGGACAGGGCTCGATGGTGGTCTGGGTACCCGAGGCGAACTGA
- a CDS encoding PRC-barrel domain-containing protein codes for MAYDDIRNRDADVKETHDLIASDKVEGTKVYDPNGEHIGSIERILVEKRSGKVSYAVLSFGGFLGIGHDHYPLPWTKLNYDESLGGYRVDVTKDQLEGAPKYRDDDADFWSAENGRRVYDYYGVAPYWI; via the coding sequence ATGGCTTACGATGACATTCGCAACCGCGATGCCGACGTCAAGGAAACTCACGATCTCATCGCTTCCGACAAGGTCGAAGGCACCAAGGTTTACGACCCCAATGGCGAGCATATCGGCTCGATCGAGCGCATTCTCGTCGAAAAGCGCAGCGGCAAGGTATCCTACGCCGTGCTCAGCTTCGGCGGTTTCCTCGGCATCGGCCACGACCACTATCCGCTGCCCTGGACCAAGCTCAACTATGACGAAAGCCTCGGCGGCTACCGCGTCGATGTGACCAAGGACCAGCTCGAAGGCGCCCCGAAGTATCGCGACGACGACGCTGACTTCTGGTCCGCCGAAAATGGTCGCCGCGTCTATGACTACTACGGCGTTGCGCCCTACTGGATCTAG
- a CDS encoding OmpA family protein, translating to MMKTKILVALAAALALSACTTTNPYTGQSQMSNTAGGTLIGAGGGALAGALIGSATGGDAGVGALIGAGVGGLAGAGIGNYMDQQEAELRAQLQGTGVSVTRVGQQIILNMPSNITFGTDQSNVQPSFNSTLVSVALVLKKFDQTSLNVYGHTDSTGGDSHNLSLSQRRAVSVATILANQGIDQRRFYIEGKGSSSPIASNASEAGRAQNRRVEIQLSPLNR from the coding sequence ATCATGAAGACCAAGATTCTTGTCGCTCTGGCGGCAGCTCTGGCGCTCAGCGCCTGCACCACCACCAATCCCTATACGGGCCAGTCGCAGATGTCGAACACCGCTGGCGGCACGCTGATCGGCGCCGGCGGCGGCGCTCTGGCCGGCGCTCTCATCGGCTCGGCAACCGGCGGTGACGCTGGCGTTGGTGCCCTGATCGGCGCAGGCGTGGGCGGCCTGGCCGGTGCCGGCATCGGCAATTACATGGACCAGCAGGAAGCCGAGCTGCGCGCCCAGCTCCAGGGCACCGGCGTTTCGGTGACCCGTGTCGGCCAGCAGATCATCCTCAACATGCCGTCCAACATCACCTTCGGCACCGACCAGTCCAACGTCCAGCCCAGCTTCAATTCGACCCTGGTGTCGGTTGCGCTCGTGCTCAAGAAGTTCGACCAGACCAGTCTCAACGTCTATGGCCACACCGACTCGACCGGTGGCGACAGCCACAACCTGTCGCTCAGCCAGCGCCGCGCCGTGTCGGTCGCGACGATCCTGGCCAACCAGGGTATCGATCAGCGCCGCTTCTATATCGAGGGCAAGGGCTCTTCGAGCCCGATCGCGTCCAATGCTTCCGAAGCCGGTCGCGCGCAGAACCGCCGCGTCGAGATCCAGCTGTCGCCGCTCAACCGCTGA
- the hemA gene encoding 5-aminolevulinate synthase: protein MDYRGIFEDAVDTLRAEKRYRVFADLERIAGQFPKAIYRDDADNQREITIWCSNDYLGMGQHAKVVGAMQDTAAKLGVGSGGTRNISGTNRPLVELERSLADLHRKEGALIFTSGFVSNEAAISTIARLLPDCVIFSDQLNHASMIQGVRQSGMEKKIFRHNDVAHLRDLLAAVDRKRPKLICFESVYSMDGDIAPIKEICDLAEEFGALTYIDEVHAVGMYGPRGGGIAERDGLMDRIDIIEGTLAKGFGTMGGYITANRAIIDAVRSYAPEFIFTTSLPPALCAAARASIEHLKGSTHERMMHQRQARLTKAILADAGLPVMETDTHIVPLIVGDARAVKAASDMLLDKHNIYIQPINYPTVPKGTERLRITPTPLHSDELIFALRHALVSVWTNLGLPREPADAKITASKLTSGDLTLPTIGG from the coding sequence ATGGACTATCGCGGCATATTCGAGGATGCAGTGGACACGCTGCGGGCAGAGAAGCGCTATCGCGTTTTTGCCGATCTCGAGCGCATTGCCGGCCAGTTTCCCAAGGCCATTTATCGCGACGACGCCGACAATCAGCGTGAGATCACCATCTGGTGCTCCAACGACTATCTGGGCATGGGTCAACATGCCAAGGTCGTCGGCGCAATGCAGGACACGGCGGCCAAGCTGGGCGTCGGGTCGGGCGGCACCCGCAATATTTCCGGCACCAACCGTCCGCTGGTCGAGCTTGAGCGTTCGCTCGCCGATCTGCACCGCAAGGAAGGCGCCCTGATCTTCACTTCGGGCTTTGTGTCCAACGAAGCCGCGATCTCGACCATTGCGCGCCTGCTGCCCGATTGCGTAATCTTTTCGGACCAGCTCAACCACGCCTCGATGATTCAGGGCGTGCGCCAGTCGGGCATGGAAAAGAAGATTTTCCGGCACAATGACGTGGCGCATCTGCGCGATTTATTGGCTGCAGTGGACCGCAAAAGGCCCAAGCTGATCTGCTTTGAGTCGGTCTATTCGATGGATGGCGACATCGCCCCCATCAAGGAAATCTGCGACCTGGCCGAAGAGTTCGGCGCGCTGACCTATATCGACGAAGTCCATGCCGTCGGCATGTATGGTCCCCGAGGCGGCGGCATTGCCGAGCGCGACGGGCTGATGGACCGCATCGATATCATCGAGGGCACGCTGGCCAAGGGTTTTGGCACGATGGGCGGCTATATCACCGCCAACCGCGCCATCATCGACGCCGTGCGATCCTATGCGCCCGAGTTCATCTTCACCACCTCGCTGCCCCCTGCCCTTTGCGCTGCCGCCCGTGCCTCGATCGAGCACCTCAAGGGCTCGACGCATGAGCGCATGATGCACCAGCGCCAGGCGCGCCTCACCAAGGCGATCCTTGCCGATGCGGGCCTGCCGGTGATGGAGACCGACACCCATATCGTACCGCTGATCGTGGGCGATGCACGGGCCGTCAAGGCTGCCAGCGACATGCTGCTGGACAAGCACAATATCTACATCCAGCCGATCAACTACCCCACGGTGCCCAAGGGCACGGAGCGCCTGCGCATCACGCCGACGCCGCTGCATAGCGACGAGCTGATCTTTGCGCTGCGGCATGCGCTGGTCAGCGTCTGGACCAATCTGGGCCTGCCGCGCGAGCCGGCCGACGCCAAGATCACGGCGAGCAAGCTGACCTCGGGTGACCTGACCCTGCCGACCATCGGCGGGTAA
- a CDS encoding NAD(P)H-binding protein, whose translation MKPIRTIAVIGATGRLGAPVATELARAFEVRAIVRSPEKARAMLPANVEIVPGDLRDVESLRAGLQGVDAIYINLATETGDLDLDFYEEREGVANLMEAIRGLAIQYIAKIGSLGAYPPAVARIRRNAAPNLIRMQGHQIIADSGIAHTFFAPTHFMELLPTLIDQHALQWIGNTGVSIYWISVADYARQVANAFRNPSVMPEHCAIQGPEALTVKKAMQQFVRDYDPTLKIRVAPLWVIRLIGLFNARMRFFGSLFAYFGDHEDPFYAAQTWQALGRPETTLQNFARNLRTTPASLR comes from the coding sequence ATGAAGCCGATAAGAACGATTGCCGTTATCGGAGCAACGGGTCGCCTGGGGGCGCCGGTCGCGACAGAACTGGCCAGGGCTTTCGAGGTCCGTGCCATTGTACGCTCGCCCGAAAAGGCGCGCGCCATGCTGCCGGCCAATGTCGAGATTGTTCCGGGCGACCTGAGGGATGTCGAAAGCCTGCGGGCTGGCCTCCAGGGTGTAGACGCCATCTACATCAACCTCGCCACCGAGACGGGCGATCTTGACCTGGACTTTTACGAAGAGCGTGAGGGCGTGGCGAACCTGATGGAGGCCATCCGGGGTCTCGCCATCCAGTATATCGCCAAGATCGGCTCGCTGGGCGCCTATCCCCCAGCCGTTGCACGTATCCGCAGGAATGCCGCCCCAAACCTGATCCGCATGCAGGGCCACCAGATCATCGCGGACTCGGGCATTGCCCATACATTCTTTGCGCCCACCCATTTCATGGAATTGCTCCCCACACTGATCGACCAGCATGCGCTGCAATGGATCGGCAATACCGGTGTCAGCATCTACTGGATCAGCGTCGCGGACTATGCCCGCCAAGTGGCCAACGCCTTCAGAAACCCATCGGTCATGCCGGAACACTGCGCCATCCAGGGGCCGGAGGCTCTGACCGTCAAGAAGGCAATGCAGCAGTTCGTGCGCGACTACGACCCGACGCTCAAAATCCGCGTCGCCCCACTCTGGGTGATCAGGCTGATCGGGCTGTTCAATGCACGCATGCGGTTCTTCGGGAGCCTGTTCGCCTATTTCGGCGACCACGAAGACCCCTTCTACGCGGCGCAAACCTGGCAAGCCCTGGGCAGGCCAGAGACCACGCTCCAAAACTTTGCCAGAAACCTGCGGACGACGCCGGCCAGCCTGCGGTAA
- a CDS encoding TetR/AcrR family transcriptional regulator: MPSRTSRLPADDRKQAILQAASPVFARLGANATTKEIARAAGVSEALLYRHFSGKEALYAELERHCVEANDLGERFVASADPSTATLVAGVALLVQAVFPGMGSQQNHEDTKRLVTSSLLGDGRLARAFLERHVRPWGDVFEKSLHAARAAGDVESGIGAGKAEIWFVHHLANTLHLISLPQEQVVDYGMTRDELVEATVRFLLRGLGLSNAAIERHYDPEKLEPLFMRMDQE; this comes from the coding sequence ATGCCATCCAGGACAAGCAGACTTCCCGCCGACGACCGCAAACAGGCCATTCTGCAAGCAGCCTCGCCCGTCTTTGCCCGCCTCGGGGCCAATGCCACGACCAAGGAAATCGCGCGCGCGGCTGGAGTTTCCGAAGCCCTGCTCTATCGGCATTTTTCCGGCAAGGAAGCCCTCTATGCGGAACTGGAGCGGCATTGCGTCGAAGCCAATGATCTTGGCGAGCGGTTTGTTGCCAGCGCCGATCCTTCCACGGCGACGCTGGTGGCGGGTGTCGCCCTGCTTGTGCAGGCAGTTTTTCCCGGCATGGGGTCGCAACAAAACCACGAGGACACCAAGCGCCTCGTCACGTCGAGCCTGCTCGGCGACGGTCGGCTGGCGCGGGCCTTTCTGGAAAGGCATGTCCGGCCGTGGGGGGATGTCTTCGAGAAATCGCTGCATGCCGCACGCGCTGCAGGCGACGTCGAGTCCGGGATAGGCGCCGGCAAGGCGGAAATCTGGTTCGTTCATCACCTGGCCAACACCTTGCATCTGATCAGCCTGCCTCAAGAGCAGGTGGTGGACTACGGCATGACCCGGGACGAGCTGGTTGAAGCCACGGTGCGCTTCCTGCTGCGCGGTCTGGGGTTGAGCAACGCCGCCATCGAGCGGCATTACGACCCCGAAAAACTCGAACCGCTGTTCATGCGAATGGATCAGGAGTGA
- a CDS encoding glucose 1-dehydrogenase has product MQFKDKVVLITGAAGGIGIAAARQFAAEGAKLALVDLSMDALKAAAADLPDALLLSANVAQEEDTKSYVEQTVAKFGRIDVFFNNAGINGDFKPITEQTIENWQRVLNVNVIGAFLGLKYVLAVMQGQKSGVVVNTASNGGTLGAPNMSAYVASKHAMVGLNKTAALEAAPFGIRVNAVAPSGVDTAMIRSIESNAAKGHEDEVRKKFHEAVPLGRYATADEIADLVLFLASDKASFISGAYYRIDGGGAAMSA; this is encoded by the coding sequence ATGCAGTTCAAAGACAAGGTCGTGCTGATCACGGGCGCAGCGGGCGGTATCGGTATTGCCGCGGCGCGGCAATTCGCGGCCGAAGGCGCCAAGCTGGCACTGGTCGACCTGTCGATGGATGCACTCAAGGCCGCTGCGGCCGACCTGCCCGACGCGTTGCTGCTGTCGGCCAATGTCGCCCAGGAAGAGGACACAAAGTCCTATGTCGAGCAGACCGTGGCCAAGTTTGGCCGGATCGACGTGTTCTTCAACAATGCCGGCATCAACGGCGACTTCAAGCCGATCACCGAACAGACGATCGAAAACTGGCAGCGCGTGCTCAACGTCAATGTCATCGGCGCCTTCCTCGGCCTGAAATACGTGCTTGCCGTGATGCAGGGCCAGAAGTCCGGTGTCGTGGTCAATACCGCCTCCAATGGCGGCACGCTGGGCGCCCCGAACATGAGCGCCTATGTCGCCTCCAAGCATGCCATGGTCGGCCTCAACAAGACCGCGGCGCTGGAAGCGGCGCCGTTCGGAATCCGCGTCAATGCCGTCGCGCCCTCTGGCGTCGACACGGCCATGATCCGCTCGATCGAAAGCAATGCCGCCAAGGGTCACGAGGACGAGGTGCGCAAGAAGTTCCACGAAGCCGTGCCGCTCGGCCGCTATGCTACTGCAGACGAGATCGCCGATCTCGTGCTGTTCCTTGCCTCCGACAAAGCCAGCTTCATCTCCGGCGCCTACTACCGCATCGATGGCGGCGGCGCGGCCATGTCGGCATAA